From the Lysobacter sp. FW306-1B-D06B genome, one window contains:
- a CDS encoding DNA polymerase III subunit delta', which produces MSGQAAGFAPWQHRVYDQAVAALDAGRLAHGLLFCGPARLGKRAVAERLAQRLLCQQPMAGGEPCGACRSCHLLAAGTHPDYHLISFIPNKEGTRLRTEIVIEQIRQLSEQLSLTPQYGGAQVVILDPAEAINNAACNALLKTLEEPVPGRYLWLVSAHPTRLPATIRSRCQRYEFKLPPHEEALAWLRSRGHAEATSREALDAARGHPGLAHEWLENDGLKLRRDVAGDLARLGRGEIGAVETAQRWVGDEHAGLRLRHAADLALAEAAGLTDPVRTRSLAAWFDQANRTRDLLRTTVRADLAVTELLLAWRGASGAQASGGSRR; this is translated from the coding sequence ATGAGCGGGCAGGCCGCCGGTTTCGCTCCGTGGCAGCACCGCGTATACGACCAGGCGGTGGCGGCGCTGGACGCTGGTCGCCTCGCGCACGGATTGCTGTTCTGCGGCCCCGCGCGGCTGGGCAAACGCGCCGTGGCCGAGCGCCTGGCGCAGCGGCTGCTGTGCCAGCAGCCCATGGCCGGTGGCGAACCCTGCGGCGCGTGCCGCAGTTGCCATCTGCTCGCGGCCGGAACGCATCCGGATTACCACCTCATCTCGTTCATCCCGAACAAGGAGGGCACGCGGCTGCGCACGGAGATCGTGATCGAGCAGATCCGCCAGCTCTCCGAGCAACTGTCGCTGACGCCGCAATACGGCGGCGCGCAGGTGGTGATCCTCGATCCGGCGGAGGCGATCAACAACGCCGCCTGCAACGCATTGCTGAAAACGCTGGAAGAGCCGGTGCCGGGGCGCTACCTGTGGCTGGTCAGCGCGCATCCCACGCGCCTGCCGGCGACCATCCGCAGCCGCTGCCAGCGGTACGAGTTCAAGCTGCCCCCGCACGAGGAGGCGCTGGCCTGGCTGCGCAGCCGCGGTCACGCGGAGGCGACCTCGCGCGAGGCATTGGACGCCGCGCGCGGCCACCCGGGGCTGGCGCACGAGTGGCTGGAGAACGACGGCCTCAAGCTGCGGCGCGACGTCGCCGGCGACCTCGCGCGCCTGGGGCGTGGCGAGATCGGCGCGGTCGAGACCGCGCAGCGCTGGGTCGGCGATGAACACGCCGGGCTGCGCCTGCGCCATGCCGCGGATCTGGCCTTGGCCGAGGCCGCCGGCTTGACCGACCCGGTACGAACGCGCAGTCTGGCCGCGTGGTTCGACCAGGCGAACCGGACCCGGGATCTGCTGCGCACCACGGTGCGGGCGGACCTCGCGGTCACCGAATTGTTGCTGGCCTGGCGCGGCGCGAGTGGCGCCCAGGCTTCAGGGGGAAGCAGGAGATGA
- the tmk gene encoding dTMP kinase — MTLRAYPRFITLEGGEGAGKSTVLAALRDTLSATGREVVSTREPGGTPLAEQIRGLLLDTHHEPPTTEAELLLVFAARAQHVRETIVPALERGAWVISDRFTDASYAYQGAARGGDAAFIAELERRVVGIAPGMTLLLDVPVAIGLQRARGRGAVDRIEAEREDFFERVREGYVSRAKAEPQRFRVIDATQPADAVAAQAVAHLREWMEANA; from the coding sequence ATGACGCTGCGTGCGTATCCGCGTTTCATCACGCTGGAGGGCGGCGAGGGCGCCGGCAAGTCGACCGTGCTCGCCGCGCTGCGCGATACGCTGTCCGCGACCGGACGCGAAGTGGTGAGCACGCGCGAGCCCGGCGGCACGCCGCTGGCCGAACAGATCCGCGGCCTGCTGCTGGACACGCATCACGAACCGCCGACGACCGAAGCCGAGCTGCTGCTGGTCTTCGCCGCACGCGCGCAGCATGTGCGCGAGACGATCGTGCCGGCGCTGGAGCGCGGCGCGTGGGTCATCAGCGATCGCTTCACCGATGCCAGCTACGCCTACCAGGGCGCGGCGCGCGGCGGCGACGCAGCTTTCATCGCCGAACTCGAACGGCGCGTGGTCGGCATCGCGCCGGGCATGACGCTGCTGCTGGACGTGCCGGTGGCCATCGGCCTGCAGCGCGCGCGTGGGCGCGGCGCCGTCGATCGCATCGAGGCCGAGCGCGAGGACTTCTTCGAACGCGTGCGCGAAGGCTACGTGTCACGTGCGAAGGCCGAGCCGCAGCGCTTCCGCGTGATCGACGCGACGCAGCCGGCCGACGCCGTCGCCGCGCAGGCCGTCGCGCATCTGCGCGAATGGATGGAGGCGAACGCATGA
- a CDS encoding PilZ domain-containing protein — protein MSGMNAAGGARQGILSCAIKDKAQLYSAYMPFLKSGGIFVPTPKRYFLGDEVFLLLTLPESNERLPVAGKVVWVTPVGAQGNRAAGIGVQFADSAEGETVKGKIEALLAGTLSAERPTHTM, from the coding sequence ATGAGCGGTATGAACGCAGCGGGCGGCGCGCGCCAGGGCATCCTGTCGTGTGCGATCAAGGACAAGGCGCAGCTCTACAGTGCCTACATGCCGTTCCTCAAGAGCGGCGGCATCTTCGTACCCACGCCCAAGCGCTACTTCCTCGGCGACGAGGTCTTCCTGCTGCTCACCCTTCCCGAATCCAACGAGCGCCTGCCGGTCGCCGGCAAGGTCGTGTGGGTGACGCCGGTCGGCGCGCAGGGCAACCGCGCGGCGGGCATCGGTGTGCAGTTCGCCGACAGCGCCGAAGGCGAAACGGTCAAAGGCAAGATCGAAGCGCTGCTGGCCGGCACGCTCAGCGCAGAGCGCCCGACCCACACGATGTGA